From the genome of Clostridium sp. BNL1100, one region includes:
- a CDS encoding DUF5702 domain-containing protein, translating into MVRHHKTKGAITVFLSIVLSAVFLVIGTFTDGARLRLAHSHVQRANKSALSSVLANYNNELKDEYGLFGVYLDEDSIQETFEEYFRKNLGIVGEGKSMYDFCIDDIKLDNLYSLENKDVFDKQIMEFMKYRAPYELATELIEKVKGIKNISKGSNLYSRKLQTDKYAAEIGEMQLLLENKTKRINELNLPVQLSMLNNDFKNQNEVLNEKNKSLQNLEITFNSETDIKKKQDIGKLLQNAREEIQSINITKNNIKNIILDGVNQFKTLNSEAVLEADAIAAKKKVLCDRINGEMKQLEENGEGIPELQNSYKNSMDEMKSLVGQDNSETLLASFNQNIEKCNKILSSADREQEFLNSLDKFSTTDINKYLFGKTQASYSKDKDNRKIASKALKDAFETDGDSKRIPQNLLEYLPSQKSGFQEETEARAWDSMDFEDESCSVDNFDYIADKENILSNIINKISEELFFNEYIMGTFKHGVPILKGQTEKDAYNLRSKEKSKRTSFFTNFEVEYIINGHKEEAVNSMLTKSEIMSIRLIANVLNIYADSSKTARVTSLAAALSAWCAGLSTPLIQTMLIFSWATFESLYDINILEKGGKVPLFKTNDQWMTDISGAVGKKEANKADNDTLCLSYQDYLKIFLVTMNKDKKLTRVQDLVQLNKSVKSPGFLLEDCKVFIKADTKVSIKHLFVSFPMFNADSRRNISRSCINESMYLGY; encoded by the coding sequence ATGGTTAGACATCATAAAACTAAAGGTGCAATAACAGTGTTTTTAAGCATCGTTCTGTCTGCTGTATTTCTGGTTATTGGAACATTTACTGATGGAGCCAGACTCAGGCTTGCTCATTCACATGTGCAAAGGGCAAACAAATCTGCCCTTTCCTCAGTACTTGCAAATTATAACAATGAATTAAAAGACGAGTATGGACTATTTGGAGTTTATTTGGATGAGGACTCAATACAGGAAACATTTGAAGAGTATTTCCGTAAAAACCTTGGAATTGTTGGTGAAGGAAAATCTATGTATGATTTTTGTATAGATGACATTAAACTTGACAATCTATACAGTCTTGAGAATAAAGATGTATTCGATAAACAGATAATGGAGTTCATGAAGTACAGGGCACCGTACGAATTGGCGACTGAACTTATTGAAAAGGTAAAAGGAATTAAGAACATTTCAAAAGGGTCAAATTTATACAGCCGAAAACTACAGACAGACAAGTATGCAGCAGAAATAGGAGAAATGCAACTTTTACTTGAGAACAAAACAAAGAGAATAAATGAATTAAATTTACCGGTTCAATTATCAATGCTTAACAATGATTTTAAAAATCAAAATGAAGTTCTTAATGAAAAAAATAAAAGTTTACAAAATCTCGAAATTACTTTTAACAGTGAAACTGATATAAAGAAAAAACAGGATATAGGGAAATTACTACAAAATGCACGGGAGGAAATCCAAAGTATAAATATCACAAAAAATAATATAAAAAATATTATTCTTGATGGAGTAAATCAATTCAAAACACTAAATTCCGAAGCTGTTTTGGAAGCTGATGCTATTGCTGCTAAGAAAAAAGTACTCTGCGACAGGATTAATGGAGAAATGAAACAATTAGAAGAAAATGGGGAGGGGATCCCTGAACTTCAGAATTCTTATAAAAACAGCATGGATGAGATGAAAAGCTTGGTGGGACAAGACAATTCAGAGACTCTACTTGCGAGTTTCAATCAGAATATTGAAAAATGTAATAAAATATTAAGCTCTGCGGACAGAGAACAAGAATTTCTAAATTCACTTGATAAATTTTCAACCACAGATATTAATAAGTACTTATTTGGTAAAACACAAGCTTCCTATTCAAAAGATAAGGACAACCGTAAAATAGCCTCAAAAGCGCTAAAGGATGCGTTTGAAACGGACGGAGATTCAAAAAGAATACCCCAGAACCTGTTAGAGTACCTACCCTCACAAAAGTCCGGTTTCCAAGAGGAAACCGAAGCTCGAGCCTGGGATAGTATGGACTTTGAAGATGAAAGCTGTTCGGTAGACAATTTTGATTATATTGCAGATAAAGAAAATATTTTAAGTAACATAATTAATAAAATATCAGAAGAACTTTTCTTTAACGAATACATTATGGGAACCTTTAAGCATGGTGTACCAATTTTAAAAGGTCAGACGGAGAAAGATGCTTACAATCTAAGGTCAAAAGAAAAATCAAAGAGAACATCGTTTTTTACAAACTTTGAGGTGGAATACATAATAAACGGTCATAAAGAGGAAGCAGTAAATTCAATGTTAACAAAATCAGAAATAATGTCAATACGACTCATTGCAAATGTACTTAACATATATGCCGACAGTTCAAAAACTGCTAGGGTTACAAGTCTCGCAGCAGCATTAAGCGCCTGGTGTGCCGGTCTGTCAACTCCATTGATTCAAACAATGCTGATTTTTTCATGGGCTACTTTCGAGTCCCTGTATGACATTAACATACTTGAAAAGGGAGGAAAAGTCCCACTGTTTAAGACTAATGACCAATGGATGACTGATATTTCAGGAGCTGTAGGAAAAAAAGAAGCAAATAAAGCTGACAATGACACCTTATGCCTTAGTTATCAGGACTACTTAAAAATATTTCTTGTGACTATGAATAAAGACAAAAAGCTTACCAGGGTGCAGGACCTTGTCCAGCTAAACAAAAGTGTTAAAAGTCCCGGATTTCTTCTGGAAGATTGCAAGGTATTTATAAAAGCTGATACAAAGGTTTCCATAAAACATCTCTTTGTATCATTTCCAATGTTTAATGCTGATTCCAGAAGAAATATTAGCCGGTCATGTATTAATGAAAGTATGTACCTTGGGTATTAA
- a CDS encoding pilus biosynthesis protein TadE, whose protein sequence is MKRKDLRDRGSITVEAAICLPFFIIVVISFVFLIKVYFAHEIIQHAITAACDEMSVYSLMYYSTNAEELVVGLQKFYDSEKVSNELENAGLLQYIREFGKDATDYLRAQAVLVPITKILVREHLGNSLDKADLRLKNLNIPKGLEGIDFTHSKLLADGRSIDIVAEYKLEFPFLSQLLPGIKITQTASACIWAGEDGVSSLKGDSQENEQCVWNLDKIKRGREIRRLQGANLPFNFPVISKYANGTATSIKSLNLDEIYYHNTDNLNNKIKEYIRKLQEFNGGKSGSVTIDGSQIYRKELILVVPETDITNAQLQTLNKCIDIAKEKGISLKIVKAYGKQNNIKNGVDNGKGY, encoded by the coding sequence GTGAAAAGGAAAGACTTGCGGGATAGAGGGTCTATTACAGTGGAAGCTGCAATATGTTTACCATTTTTTATAATTGTTGTAATTTCATTTGTTTTTTTAATAAAGGTATATTTTGCACATGAGATAATTCAGCATGCTATAACAGCGGCTTGTGATGAAATGAGTGTATACAGTCTCATGTATTATAGTACAAATGCAGAGGAGCTGGTAGTAGGACTACAAAAATTCTACGATTCTGAAAAAGTAAGTAATGAACTGGAAAATGCAGGGTTATTACAGTATATCCGGGAATTTGGAAAGGATGCGACAGATTACCTCCGGGCACAGGCTGTACTGGTTCCCATTACAAAAATTCTTGTAAGAGAACACCTTGGTAATTCATTAGATAAAGCAGATTTAAGATTGAAAAATTTAAACATCCCTAAAGGGTTGGAGGGAATTGACTTTACTCACAGCAAATTGCTTGCTGATGGTAGGAGCATAGATATTGTTGCTGAATACAAGTTGGAGTTTCCGTTTCTTTCACAATTGCTGCCCGGGATTAAAATAACTCAGACCGCATCGGCTTGTATTTGGGCGGGAGAAGACGGTGTAAGTTCATTAAAAGGTGACAGTCAAGAAAATGAACAATGTGTATGGAACTTGGACAAGATTAAAAGAGGTCGAGAAATACGCAGACTTCAGGGTGCAAACCTGCCCTTCAATTTTCCTGTAATATCAAAATATGCAAATGGAACAGCTACCAGTATTAAAAGCCTCAATCTTGATGAAATATATTACCATAACACCGATAATCTTAACAATAAGATAAAGGAGTATATCAGAAAACTTCAAGAGTTTAATGGTGGGAAAAGCGGTTCAGTCACAATAGACGGTAGCCAAATATATAGGAAAGAGCTGATATTGGTTGTACCGGAAACAGATATTACGAATGCTCAGCTGCAAACCCTCAATAAATGTATAGATATTGCCAAAGAAAAAGGAATAAGTTTAAAAATTGTAAAGGCTTATGGTAAACAAAATAATATAAAAAATGGGGTGGACAATGGAAAGGGTTACTGA
- a CDS encoding A24 family peptidase — translation MERVTETKNIKLRKITATILCIVVWTAGTIVTVGFLNKSKVATVIEVLLVVQLLAALWDINSMTIPVKITVPAILVGVGIMALTGRILEGMAASIVSFILMKLLTVISRNQVGGGDIAIMTITGLYSGISTLISILFTSVTLAGLFSSIFILSGKAHKKTEIPFAPFILSATVMLILIGYVQYL, via the coding sequence ATGGAAAGGGTTACTGAGACAAAGAATATAAAATTAAGAAAAATAACAGCAACTATACTTTGTATAGTTGTATGGACAGCAGGGACTATTGTAACAGTCGGTTTTTTGAATAAGTCAAAAGTGGCAACTGTTATAGAGGTACTGTTGGTTGTTCAGCTTTTGGCAGCCCTCTGGGATATAAACAGCATGACAATCCCGGTGAAAATCACTGTTCCGGCAATTCTTGTGGGTGTAGGTATTATGGCCTTGACAGGGCGAATTCTAGAAGGAATGGCAGCTTCAATTGTTTCATTTATACTTATGAAGCTTTTGACTGTCATATCCCGAAATCAGGTTGGGGGTGGAGATATTGCAATCATGACTATAACGGGCCTTTATAGCGGAATCAGTACTTTGATTTCCATACTGTTTACCTCTGTAACTTTAGCGGGGCTATTTTCTTCAATTTTTATTTTAAGTGGGAAAGCTCATAAGAAAACGGAGATACCTTTTGCTCCGTTTATACTTTCTGCAACAGTAATGTTGATTTTAATCGGTTATGTACAATATTTATAA
- a CDS encoding DUF6382 domain-containing protein, whose product MLEQNYNIHYENDSTSNYLVLRPKNYRKLIDYQVQMLLNNRIHGLLGFHINSVGNQINCFYDTTSKCTLVNIMNRKKYNRNEFLITMLMITKSIIGIKNYLLNDNNILLDENNIYVDPETMNLFFVYLPFENNTNDIKMFLLNIIIKLAKFQEEDCDNYIQKILENIKSEMFNLISLKELLENLLGQNIKRNIPNESSDTTEKTATEKPKPPIKRGEVKIPNIPTNECSYTNVNIKSKDTLKVFNKISLTQIILQPVVLIILITILSSKFVRMSESPKTTAIILSFIFIGIDILAIRILNEKKVGSPESYKPLKYITEKMRENSFAPANKTTTDKNNKKLQEMHIEKENCRGGETVILTQSQPQDTPYLQEREGKDIIKVDKNSILVGRMGSFVDHIIDNNAVGKVHAEILNEEDSYFIMDCSSRNGTYLNDDRIKPNTKIKVNNNDIIRFANKEFTFIIPS is encoded by the coding sequence ATGCTTGAACAAAATTACAACATTCATTATGAGAATGATTCAACTTCAAATTATCTGGTTTTAAGGCCTAAAAATTATAGAAAATTAATAGACTATCAGGTTCAAATGTTGCTGAATAACAGGATACACGGGCTTCTAGGCTTTCATATAAATTCTGTTGGAAATCAAATAAATTGTTTTTATGATACTACTTCAAAATGCACTCTTGTTAACATAATGAACCGTAAAAAGTACAACCGCAACGAATTTCTGATAACAATGCTAATGATTACAAAAAGCATAATAGGAATTAAGAATTATTTATTAAATGATAATAACATACTTTTGGATGAAAATAATATTTATGTAGACCCGGAAACAATGAATTTATTTTTTGTATATTTACCTTTCGAAAACAACACAAACGACATCAAAATGTTTTTGCTTAATATAATTATAAAACTAGCCAAATTTCAAGAGGAAGACTGTGATAATTATATACAAAAAATTCTGGAAAACATAAAAAGTGAAATGTTTAACCTAATCAGTCTAAAAGAACTATTGGAAAACCTGTTAGGACAGAATATCAAAAGAAATATACCCAATGAAAGCTCTGATACTACAGAAAAGACGGCAACTGAAAAGCCAAAACCTCCAATTAAAAGAGGTGAGGTCAAGATACCGAATATACCGACAAATGAATGTTCCTACACAAACGTAAACATAAAATCTAAAGATACCTTAAAAGTATTCAATAAAATAAGCCTTACTCAAATAATTCTTCAACCAGTAGTTTTAATCATTCTCATTACAATTTTATCAAGTAAATTCGTAAGAATGTCAGAGAGTCCTAAAACAACTGCAATAATTTTGTCATTTATTTTTATTGGAATAGATATTCTAGCAATAAGAATTTTGAATGAAAAGAAAGTGGGAAGTCCCGAAAGCTATAAACCTTTAAAATACATTACAGAGAAAATGCGTGAAAACAGTTTTGCACCTGCTAACAAGACAACTACAGATAAGAACAATAAAAAGCTTCAAGAAATGCATATTGAAAAAGAAAACTGCCGTGGTGGTGAAACGGTTATTCTTACGCAAAGCCAGCCTCAAGACACGCCATACTTGCAAGAAAGGGAGGGCAAGGACATTATAAAAGTTGACAAAAATAGCATTTTAGTTGGCAGGATGGGAAGTTTTGTAGACCACATAATAGATAATAATGCTGTGGGCAAGGTTCATGCAGAAATTTTAAACGAAGAAGATTCATACTTTATTATGGATTGTAGTTCGAGAAATGGAACTTATTTAAATGACGACAGAATTAAGCCTAATACGAAAATAAAAGTTAACAATAATGACATTATACGATTTGCAAACAAGGAATTTACTTTTATAATTCCGTCTTAG
- a CDS encoding A24 family peptidase — MIKYIILFIILLLSVLSDLKTSKIRNIYTVSTIIAGFAVNIYFSGIYGFKESIKGSILPVLILGIFFYARLIGAGDIKLYSSIGAVFGIDFVIMVAAYSFLICGLYSLVMLKIKRRVLSTLVPFIREIKICFMTHSLFVFENKTTRTFVRLSPAIAAGCLFQILLTL, encoded by the coding sequence ATGATTAAGTACATAATTCTTTTTATAATTTTACTCCTTTCAGTATTAAGTGACCTAAAAACATCAAAAATCAGAAATATATATACAGTATCAACCATTATTGCCGGATTTGCGGTTAACATTTACTTTTCAGGTATATATGGTTTCAAGGAAAGTATAAAAGGTAGTATTCTTCCTGTATTGATATTAGGGATATTCTTTTACGCAAGGCTCATAGGGGCAGGGGATATAAAGCTTTACTCAAGCATTGGAGCTGTTTTTGGAATAGACTTTGTAATTATGGTAGCAGCGTACTCTTTTTTAATTTGCGGTTTATATTCATTGGTAATGTTAAAAATAAAAAGGAGAGTTTTAAGTACATTGGTTCCATTTATAAGGGAAATTAAAATATGTTTTATGACACATAGCCTTTTTGTTTTTGAGAATAAAACAACCCGTACATTTGTCAGATTGTCTCCTGCAATTGCAGCGGGTTGTTTATTTCAGATACTATTAACTTTATAA
- a CDS encoding patatin family protein, with protein MNRVNLILEGGGMRGLYTAGVLDCFLDHKMYFKDIVGVSAGACNSVSYITGQRGRNLEINAGYCNDNRYISIRGLFTRGSIFNMDFLFDDIPNKLIPFDYDKFKSSDCRLTVVATDCETGKSYYASVKDMRVDDVYVRASSSIPLVSPIVEAAGRKLVDGGPSDSIPVHYSVNNGFDKHVIILTRHSGYEKKPNKLYPLCKLKLKNYPNLSEAIKNRHIHYNESVKLAEKLEKENKAIIIRPKKPIEISRFERNPENLKKLYTEGYKDAEEKYSELIHLCGDCSNFSSL; from the coding sequence ATGAATAGAGTGAATTTAATCCTTGAAGGTGGCGGTATGCGTGGGTTGTATACCGCAGGTGTTTTGGACTGCTTTCTTGACCATAAAATGTATTTTAAGGACATCGTAGGAGTATCGGCAGGAGCCTGCAATTCCGTTTCCTACATTACAGGACAGCGTGGCAGAAATCTTGAGATTAATGCAGGGTATTGCAACGATAATCGTTATATCAGTATCAGGGGGCTTTTTACAAGAGGTTCTATTTTTAATATGGATTTTCTTTTTGATGATATTCCTAATAAGCTTATTCCCTTTGATTACGATAAATTTAAAAGCTCCGATTGCAGACTAACAGTTGTGGCTACCGATTGTGAAACAGGTAAGAGTTACTATGCTTCCGTTAAAGATATGAGAGTTGATGACGTTTATGTAAGAGCTTCAAGTTCAATCCCTTTGGTTTCTCCCATAGTTGAAGCTGCAGGAAGAAAACTGGTTGACGGGGGCCCTTCTGACTCAATTCCTGTTCACTACTCTGTCAATAACGGATTTGACAAACATGTTATTATTCTTACACGGCATAGTGGCTATGAGAAAAAACCAAATAAATTGTATCCCCTGTGTAAACTTAAGCTAAAAAACTATCCTAATCTTTCAGAAGCAATTAAAAACAGGCATATTCACTATAATGAGAGCGTAAAGTTGGCTGAAAAATTGGAGAAAGAAAATAAAGCAATCATTATAAGGCCCAAGAAACCAATTGAAATTTCAAGGTTTGAAAGAAATCCTGAAAATCTTAAAAAGCTCTATACTGAAGGGTATAAGGATGCCGAAGAAAAATACTCGGAATTAATTCATCTTTGCGGAGACTGTAGTAATTTTTCCTCATTATAA
- a CDS encoding EamA family transporter has translation MWFAFALLSAFFAALTSILAKIGITGINSNLATAIRTIVVLIVAWGMVFVTGSHHGITNISTKSWLFLVLSGIATGLSWLFYYYALQIGEASKVVPVDKFSVVISIVLAFVILHEAVTVKTVLGGVFITLGTFIMIL, from the coding sequence ATGTGGTTTGCATTTGCTCTTTTGTCAGCATTCTTTGCTGCACTTACATCTATTCTGGCTAAAATAGGTATAACAGGGATAAACTCTAATCTTGCCACTGCTATAAGAACTATAGTTGTATTGATTGTTGCTTGGGGTATGGTATTTGTAACGGGTTCACACCACGGTATTACAAACATTAGCACTAAAAGCTGGCTGTTTCTTGTTTTATCAGGAATAGCTACCGGCCTTTCCTGGCTATTTTATTATTATGCATTGCAAATCGGTGAAGCTTCAAAAGTAGTCCCTGTTGACAAATTCAGTGTAGTCATAAGTATAGTGCTTGCATTTGTTATATTACACGAAGCCGTAACAGTTAAAACTGTTTTAGGAGGAGTTTTTATAACACTCGGTACATTTATTATGATTTTATAA
- a CDS encoding secondary thiamine-phosphate synthase enzyme YjbQ, whose product MKSFRKELFFNIPNRRAYINITREVQQCIDESGIKEGMVLVNAMNITASVFINDDEAGLHADFEKWLEKLAPEKPYSQYNHNGYEDNADAHLKRQIMGREAVIAITNGKLDFGTWEQIFYGEYDGKREKRVLVKIIGE is encoded by the coding sequence ATGAAATCATTCAGAAAAGAGTTGTTTTTTAATATACCGAACAGAAGAGCTTATATAAATATAACACGGGAGGTTCAGCAGTGTATTGACGAAAGTGGTATTAAAGAGGGTATGGTTTTGGTTAACGCAATGAATATAACTGCAAGTGTATTTATAAATGATGACGAAGCCGGGCTTCATGCGGATTTTGAAAAATGGCTTGAAAAACTGGCACCTGAAAAACCCTATAGTCAATACAATCATAACGGCTATGAGGACAATGCCGATGCGCATTTAAAGAGGCAAATAATGGGCAGGGAAGCAGTTATAGCAATTACTAACGGCAAATTGGATTTTGGAACCTGGGAACAGATTTTTTATGGCGAGTATGACGGTAAGAGAGAAAAAAGGGTACTTGTGAAAATAATCGGGGAATAA
- a CDS encoding dCMP deaminase family protein produces MSKRTDYISWDEYFMGIAVLSGKRSKDPSTPVGSCIVDRKNNRILSVGYNGFPFGCSDDEFPWEREGDVLCTKYPYVVHAELNAILNNRGVSLDGSKIYTALFPCNECAKAIIQSGIMEVIYLSDKYADTDNVKASKRMFEKAGVILRKLETDIKEITLTF; encoded by the coding sequence ATGAGTAAAAGAACTGATTATATTAGCTGGGACGAATATTTTATGGGAATAGCTGTTTTATCCGGGAAAAGAAGCAAAGACCCCTCTACTCCAGTTGGCTCTTGCATTGTTGATAGGAAAAACAACAGAATTTTGAGTGTTGGCTATAACGGATTCCCCTTTGGTTGTTCTGATGATGAATTTCCATGGGAAAGAGAAGGAGATGTTCTTTGTACCAAATACCCTTATGTTGTACATGCAGAACTTAATGCAATTCTAAATAACAGAGGAGTTTCACTTGATGGTAGTAAAATTTATACCGCTCTGTTTCCCTGCAATGAATGTGCAAAGGCTATAATTCAATCCGGTATAATGGAAGTAATCTATTTAAGCGATAAATACGCTGATACAGATAATGTAAAGGCATCCAAAAGGATGTTTGAAAAAGCAGGTGTTATACTCAGAAAATTAGAAACGGATATTAAAGAAATAACCTTAACATTTTAA
- a CDS encoding amidase domain-containing protein, translated as MKKKVMILIFLSLIILCPISLQSKPVDMRLPEQVTREFLCAKIQSAVSHNVEALDNFFADNSEASQKNLLFVKKQVLEDYILSYASNDYVIVKVNPKVQINEALFDGTYAHIKATLTADIFWNAANPLGNPINGSKAEKHLLSLSMDKGIWKITQDKFQTKKGNSDEITRKSYSDLEEQVRTLKSEAEKVLDKAKKSMPSKLLPVVPEWKSSRTTNEYNRDEVYNWAYNHWNNYSKEYLNFGDEKWKGGDCTNFVSQCLRAGGAANDKSGAFQWYYNKKGTLATSNDDYSWTWSTARGLNSTLSGNLKNNEFGPKATQKVIIGDNQYDASIGEYVIPGDVIQYHWKNKSAISHAAVIVGMIYNSAKVRYEPVIAEHTEDSWFTPWTNNAYKTYFIHITGIN; from the coding sequence ATGAAAAAAAAAGTTATGATTTTAATCTTTTTAAGTCTCATCATTTTATGTCCTATCAGTCTACAGTCTAAACCGGTAGATATGAGACTTCCAGAGCAAGTAACAAGAGAATTCCTATGTGCCAAAATTCAGTCTGCCGTTTCGCATAATGTTGAAGCTTTAGATAATTTTTTTGCCGATAATTCCGAAGCTTCTCAAAAGAATCTTTTATTTGTAAAAAAACAGGTACTAGAGGATTATATACTTTCTTATGCTTCCAACGATTACGTAATAGTAAAAGTAAATCCCAAAGTTCAAATAAATGAGGCACTTTTTGATGGTACTTATGCACACATTAAGGCGACCTTGACAGCAGATATTTTCTGGAATGCTGCAAACCCTTTAGGAAATCCCATAAATGGCAGTAAAGCAGAGAAACATTTATTATCACTATCAATGGACAAGGGTATTTGGAAAATTACACAAGATAAGTTTCAAACAAAAAAAGGTAATTCCGACGAAATAACTAGAAAAAGTTATTCTGATTTGGAGGAACAGGTACGTACACTAAAATCCGAAGCAGAAAAAGTATTGGATAAGGCAAAAAAAAGCATGCCTTCCAAGTTATTACCTGTTGTGCCGGAATGGAAAAGTTCCCGTACAACTAATGAATATAACAGAGATGAAGTTTACAACTGGGCATACAACCACTGGAACAACTACTCAAAGGAATATCTGAATTTCGGTGATGAAAAATGGAAAGGCGGAGACTGCACTAATTTTGTTTCCCAATGCTTAAGGGCCGGGGGTGCTGCCAATGACAAATCAGGAGCTTTCCAATGGTACTATAATAAAAAGGGAACTCTGGCAACCTCCAATGATGATTATTCTTGGACCTGGAGTACTGCCAGAGGACTTAACAGCACCCTGTCAGGTAATTTAAAAAATAATGAATTTGGTCCAAAAGCTACTCAGAAAGTAATTATTGGAGATAATCAATATGACGCATCAATAGGGGAATATGTAATTCCCGGCGATGTAATTCAGTATCACTGGAAGAATAAATCCGCCATTTCACATGCAGCCGTTATTGTAGGAATGATTTACAATAGTGCAAAAGTCAGGTATGAACCTGTAATAGCCGAACATACTGAAGATTCATGGTTTACCCCATGGACAAATAATGCATACAAGACATACTTTATTCATATTACCGGTATAAATTAA
- a CDS encoding endospore germination permease: protein MSKVKLSNFQLAVIAIGYFHGSTTISNPAIGAKRDAWLAVILGTLGGFIVITMQLYLSKISNGKNLREIIEFCFGKTTGKILCLMYILYFMHNAILDTKAFSEFMVTVSYPETPIIVIVLVLMIIAVYAARGGLSVIGKSCEVLVPLLPLAIVIVTLSLLNVTDFTGFKPVLLEIPPVIKSSYDLVSSVFADFIVFLMILPYTNSEKGRFKAAYWATGISGLMLLLISSRNLQIIGPALIEYVRYPSHIAAQIIPAISIDPLVDMNLLIGGGIKVLVSLYAITKITAEIFCIEYKPLVPAFGLLIIVISFWAFPDAMELYSWEHGMVETLISIPLQVLFPIILLIISLIKNKREQNGKKSRSA from the coding sequence ATGAGCAAGGTAAAACTATCTAATTTTCAGCTTGCAGTGATAGCCATAGGTTATTTCCATGGAAGTACTACCATCTCCAACCCTGCCATAGGAGCAAAAAGAGATGCCTGGTTAGCAGTTATTTTAGGAACTCTGGGAGGATTTATAGTTATTACCATGCAGTTATATCTATCTAAAATTAGCAACGGGAAAAATCTTCGTGAAATAATTGAGTTTTGTTTTGGGAAAACAACAGGAAAAATTTTGTGTCTTATGTATATCTTATATTTTATGCATAATGCAATACTAGATACTAAAGCTTTTAGCGAATTCATGGTAACTGTCAGTTATCCCGAGACGCCCATTATTGTAATTGTATTAGTGCTAATGATTATAGCCGTTTATGCGGCCAGAGGTGGTCTTTCAGTAATCGGAAAAAGCTGCGAAGTACTTGTACCACTACTTCCATTAGCAATTGTAATCGTTACTCTTTCATTACTAAATGTAACTGATTTTACGGGGTTTAAGCCAGTATTACTTGAGATACCCCCTGTTATTAAAAGTTCTTATGATTTGGTAAGCTCTGTTTTTGCAGACTTTATAGTTTTTCTTATGATTTTGCCGTACACCAACAGCGAAAAAGGGAGGTTTAAAGCAGCATATTGGGCAACAGGTATTTCAGGACTTATGCTTCTGTTAATCTCATCCCGGAACCTTCAAATAATAGGTCCGGCACTAATTGAGTACGTAAGATATCCTTCACATATTGCAGCTCAGATTATTCCTGCTATAAGTATAGACCCACTTGTTGATATGAATCTTCTTATTGGTGGAGGGATTAAGGTTTTAGTTTCATTGTACGCAATTACAAAAATAACTGCTGAAATATTTTGCATAGAATATAAGCCTCTTGTTCCCGCTTTCGGGTTGCTTATAATTGTAATCTCTTTCTGGGCATTTCCAGATGCCATGGAATTATACAGTTGGGAGCATGGTATGGTAGAAACATTAATTTCAATACCACTTCAAGTATTGTTTCCAATAATATTACTCATAATTTCATTAATTAAAAACAAAAGAGAACAAAATGGTAAGAAAAGTCGATCTGCATAA